A genomic region of Pseudomonas sp. KU43P contains the following coding sequences:
- a CDS encoding GlxA family transcriptional regulator has protein sequence MTDIAGQLDPPLLPVDQLRVVVFVAYPDMGLLDLSGAQTVFWAATKAMAERGLPGYRLHTASLDGGLQATAEGLTVATERLDDVMAQAVDTLIVPGAPDIIRALPDHGPLVAWLRRASLHARRTASVCSGTFLLASAGLLDGRRAATHWAMCEVLRRDFPAVRVDHESIFVQQGAVWTSAGVSAGIDMALALVELDCGRDVAMQVARELVVFLKRPGGQAQFSELLKLQGQACAEFDALHLWLNDHLDDPQLTVERLAEQAHMSLRNFTRVYKLKTGRTPAKAIEVFRLEAARRQLENTDSHIEQVARQCGFGSEERMRLAFQRHLAITPRDYRARFARSVPLAEIQGSLA, from the coding sequence ATGACCGATATCGCCGGCCAGCTCGATCCGCCACTCCTGCCCGTCGACCAGCTACGGGTGGTGGTGTTCGTCGCCTATCCAGACATGGGCCTGCTCGACCTCAGCGGCGCGCAAACCGTGTTCTGGGCTGCCACCAAGGCCATGGCCGAGCGCGGCCTGCCAGGCTACCGCTTGCACACGGCCAGCCTTGACGGAGGCTTGCAAGCTACTGCCGAGGGCCTGACGGTGGCCACCGAACGCCTGGATGACGTGATGGCCCAGGCCGTCGACACGCTGATCGTGCCTGGCGCCCCCGACATCATCCGCGCCCTTCCCGACCATGGCCCGCTGGTAGCCTGGCTGCGCCGCGCCAGCCTGCACGCCAGGCGCACCGCGTCGGTGTGCAGCGGCACCTTCCTGCTGGCCAGCGCCGGCTTGCTCGACGGACGCCGCGCCGCTACCCACTGGGCGATGTGCGAGGTGCTGCGCCGGGACTTTCCGGCCGTGCGGGTGGACCACGAATCGATCTTCGTCCAGCAAGGGGCGGTATGGACGTCCGCAGGCGTGAGTGCCGGCATCGACATGGCCCTGGCACTGGTCGAGCTGGACTGCGGCCGGGACGTGGCGATGCAGGTGGCGCGCGAACTGGTGGTGTTCCTCAAGCGCCCCGGCGGCCAGGCCCAGTTCAGTGAACTGCTCAAGCTGCAGGGCCAGGCGTGCGCCGAATTCGATGCCTTGCACCTGTGGCTCAACGACCACCTTGACGACCCGCAACTGACCGTCGAGCGCCTGGCCGAGCAGGCGCACATGAGCCTGCGCAACTTCACCCGCGTGTACAAGCTCAAGACCGGGCGCACCCCAGCCAAGGCCATCGAGGTATTTCGCCTGGAAGCGGCCCGGCGCCAACTGGAAAACACCGACAGCCACATCGAGCAGGTTGCCCGACAGTGCGGTTTCGGCAGCGAAGAGCGCATGCGCCTGGCCTTCCAGCGCCACCTGGCCATCACCCCGCGCGACTACCGCGCGCGCTTCGCCCGCAGCGTGCCGCTGGCCGAAATTCAGGGTTCTTTGGCCTAG
- a CDS encoding NAD(P)/FAD-dependent oxidoreductase, whose amino-acid sequence MKNILIIGAGFAGLWSALSAARQLDLHGRTDVEVTLLAPQAELHVRPRFYEPEVHTMAAPLEALFETVNVRFVQGTAFRIDEDDKRVRYRTRSGTECELGYDRLIMACGSVLNRPDMVGIEHVFDVDKIDSAARLEAHLKALANLPDTPARNTVVVAGGGFTGIETATELPSRLRNILGEQAQLRVVVVDRGVKIGAALGDGIRPAIEQACEALGIQWICGATVASVDPDGVLLDNGLRIEASTVVWTVGFKANPLTEQISGERDRQGRLHVDGNLKVIGNDAVYAAGDVAYAACDDAGNHAVMSCQHAIPLGRYAGNNAVAELIGVAPMTYSQPKYVTCLDLGAWGAVYTEGWERTVSPPTDKAEAKVLKSQINSVWIYPPAANDRAAALAAADPTIPVA is encoded by the coding sequence ATGAAAAATATCCTGATCATTGGCGCAGGCTTCGCAGGCCTGTGGAGCGCCCTCAGCGCTGCCCGCCAGCTGGACCTGCATGGCCGCACGGATGTCGAGGTGACGCTACTCGCTCCGCAAGCCGAGCTGCACGTGCGGCCGCGTTTCTACGAACCGGAAGTACACACCATGGCCGCCCCGTTAGAGGCGCTGTTCGAGACGGTGAACGTGCGCTTCGTGCAAGGCACCGCGTTCCGAATCGATGAAGACGACAAACGCGTGCGCTACCGCACCCGCAGCGGCACCGAGTGCGAACTGGGCTATGACCGCCTGATCATGGCCTGCGGCAGCGTTCTCAACCGGCCGGACATGGTCGGTATCGAGCACGTTTTCGATGTCGATAAGATCGACAGTGCCGCACGCCTGGAGGCCCACCTCAAGGCGCTGGCCAACCTGCCCGACACGCCTGCACGCAACACCGTGGTCGTGGCAGGCGGTGGCTTCACCGGCATCGAAACCGCCACCGAGCTGCCGTCGCGCTTGCGCAACATTCTGGGTGAGCAGGCACAGCTGCGCGTGGTGGTGGTCGACCGCGGCGTAAAAATCGGCGCAGCGCTGGGCGACGGGATTCGCCCGGCCATCGAACAGGCCTGCGAGGCACTCGGTATCCAATGGATCTGCGGTGCCACCGTGGCATCGGTAGACCCCGACGGCGTGCTGCTGGACAACGGCCTGCGCATCGAAGCAAGCACGGTGGTATGGACCGTGGGCTTCAAGGCCAACCCGCTGACCGAGCAAATCAGCGGCGAACGCGATCGCCAGGGCCGTCTGCATGTGGATGGCAACCTCAAGGTCATAGGCAACGATGCGGTCTATGCGGCAGGTGATGTGGCGTACGCGGCGTGCGATGACGCAGGCAACCATGCGGTCATGTCCTGCCAGCATGCCATTCCACTGGGCCGGTATGCAGGGAACAATGCAGTAGCCGAACTGATCGGCGTGGCACCGATGACCTACAGCCAGCCCAAGTACGTGACCTGCCTCGACCTGGGTGCCTGGGGGGCGGTGTATACCGAGGGCTGGGAGCGCACCGTGTCGCCACCGACCGACAAGGCTGAAGCCAAAGTGCTGAAGTCGCAGATCAATTCGGTGTGGATCTACCCACCGGCGGCCAACGACCGGGCAGCGGCCCTGGCAGCGGCAGACCCGACCATACCGGTGGCTTGA
- the yghU gene encoding glutathione-dependent disulfide-bond oxidoreductase → MSKPPYVPPKVWRNEAASGGQFASINRPIAGPTHDKDLPVGKHPLQLYSLATPNGVKVTILLEELLALGHEGAEYDAWLIRIGEGDQFSSGFVQVNPNSKIPALLDRSVEPPVRVFESGSILLYLAEKFGEFLPKAPAARTESLNWLFWQMGAAPYLGGGFGHFYVYAPEKFEYAINRFTMEAKRQLDVLERRLTQSRYLGGDEYSIADIAVWPWYGQLVRGNLYGAAEFLAVHEYPQVQRWAEEIAQRPAVQRGTRVNRTWGDEDSQVAERHAATDLD, encoded by the coding sequence ATGAGCAAGCCCCCCTACGTCCCGCCCAAGGTGTGGCGCAACGAAGCAGCTTCCGGCGGCCAGTTCGCCAGTATCAACCGCCCGATCGCCGGCCCGACCCACGACAAGGATCTGCCGGTGGGCAAGCACCCCTTGCAGTTGTACTCCCTGGCCACACCCAACGGCGTCAAGGTGACCATTCTGCTGGAGGAGCTGCTCGCGCTTGGCCACGAAGGCGCCGAATACGATGCCTGGCTGATTCGCATTGGCGAAGGCGACCAGTTCTCCAGCGGCTTCGTGCAGGTGAACCCCAACTCGAAGATCCCGGCCCTGCTCGACCGCAGTGTCGAGCCGCCGGTTCGGGTGTTCGAATCGGGCTCTATCCTGCTGTACCTGGCCGAGAAGTTCGGCGAGTTCCTGCCCAAGGCCCCAGCCGCACGCACCGAGAGCCTGAACTGGCTGTTCTGGCAGATGGGCGCGGCGCCTTACCTGGGCGGCGGGTTCGGCCACTTCTATGTGTATGCGCCGGAGAAGTTCGAGTACGCCATCAACCGCTTCACCATGGAAGCCAAGCGCCAGCTGGATGTATTGGAGCGCCGGCTTACGCAAAGCCGCTACCTTGGAGGCGACGAATACAGCATCGCCGATATTGCCGTGTGGCCCTGGTACGGCCAACTGGTGCGGGGCAACCTGTATGGCGCAGCGGAATTCCTGGCCGTGCACGAATACCCGCAGGTGCAGCGCTGGGCCGAAGAAATCGCCCAGCGGCCCGCCGTGCAGCGCGGCACGCGGGTCAACCGCACCTGGGGCGATGAAGATAGCCAGGTAGCCGAGCGGCATGCCGCGACGGACCTGGACTGA
- a CDS encoding amidase: MIEVTEVSIAELRDALEAGRTTAVELVKAYLARIDAYDGAATATALNAVVVRNPEALKEAEASDARRAKGQLLSPLDGIPYTAKDSYLVKGLTAASGSPAFKDLVAQRDAFTIERLRAAGAVCLGKTNMPPMANGGMQRGVYGRAESPYNANYLTAPFASGSSNGAGTATAASFSAFGLAEETWSSGRGPASNNGLCAYTPSRGVISVRGNWPLTPTMDVVVPYARTMADLLEILDVVVADDADTRGDLWRLQPWVPIPAASTVRPASYLDLAVDASSLKGKRFGVPRMYINADPEAGTSEKPGIGGPTGQRINTRATVIDLWQQARQALEAAGAEVIEVDFPLVSNCEGDRPGAPTVYNRGIVSKEFLHDELWELSGWAFDDFLRANDDPKLNRLADVDGPQIFPHDPGTLPNREDDLAAGMDEYVNMAKRGLKTWDQIETLPDGLRGLEKTRKLDLEDWMDNLGLDAVLFPTVADVGPADADVNPESADIAWSNGIWVANGNLAIRHLGVPTVTVPMGVMADIGMPVGLTFAGRAYSDNNLLSFAAAFESTGSRRMIPPRTPALG; this comes from the coding sequence ATGATCGAGGTAACCGAGGTTTCCATTGCCGAGCTGCGCGACGCGCTCGAAGCAGGCCGCACGACGGCGGTCGAGCTGGTCAAGGCCTACCTGGCGCGTATCGACGCCTACGATGGAGCCGCTACCGCCACTGCCCTGAACGCCGTGGTAGTGCGCAACCCAGAAGCGCTGAAAGAAGCCGAGGCTTCCGACGCCCGCCGCGCCAAGGGCCAGCTGTTGAGCCCGCTGGATGGCATCCCCTACACCGCCAAGGACAGCTACCTGGTCAAAGGCCTGACCGCCGCTTCCGGCAGCCCGGCCTTCAAGGACCTGGTCGCGCAGCGCGACGCCTTCACCATCGAGCGCCTGCGCGCCGCCGGCGCCGTGTGCCTGGGCAAGACCAACATGCCCCCAATGGCCAACGGCGGTATGCAGCGTGGCGTCTACGGCCGCGCTGAAAGCCCGTACAACGCCAACTACCTGACCGCGCCGTTCGCCTCGGGCTCCTCCAACGGTGCCGGTACCGCCACCGCCGCCAGTTTCAGCGCTTTTGGCCTTGCCGAGGAAACCTGGTCCAGTGGCCGCGGCCCTGCCTCGAACAACGGCCTGTGCGCCTACACCCCGTCGCGGGGCGTGATCTCGGTGCGCGGCAACTGGCCGCTGACGCCGACCATGGACGTGGTGGTGCCCTACGCCCGCACCATGGCCGACCTGCTGGAAATCCTCGACGTGGTTGTGGCCGACGACGCCGACACCCGTGGCGACCTGTGGCGCCTGCAACCTTGGGTACCGATCCCGGCTGCCTCGACGGTGCGCCCGGCGTCCTACCTGGACCTGGCGGTCGACGCCAGCTCGCTCAAGGGCAAGCGTTTCGGCGTACCGCGCATGTACATCAATGCCGACCCAGAGGCCGGCACCTCGGAAAAACCGGGCATCGGTGGCCCGACCGGCCAGCGCATCAACACCCGTGCCACCGTCATCGACCTGTGGCAACAGGCTCGCCAGGCCCTGGAAGCGGCCGGCGCCGAAGTCATCGAAGTGGACTTCCCGCTGGTCTCCAATTGCGAAGGCGACCGCCCGGGCGCACCTACCGTGTACAACCGCGGGATCGTCAGCAAGGAGTTCCTGCATGACGAACTGTGGGAACTGTCCGGGTGGGCGTTCGACGATTTCCTGCGTGCCAACGACGACCCCAAGCTCAACCGCCTGGCCGATGTCGACGGCCCGCAGATCTTCCCCCACGACCCGGGCACCCTGCCCAACCGTGAGGACGACCTTGCCGCCGGCATGGACGAATACGTCAACATGGCCAAGCGCGGCCTGAAGACCTGGGACCAGATCGAAACCCTGCCGGACGGCCTGCGCGGCCTGGAAAAGACCCGCAAGCTCGACCTGGAAGACTGGATGGACAACCTGGGCCTGGACGCGGTGCTGTTCCCGACCGTGGCCGACGTGGGCCCGGCCGATGCCGACGTGAACCCGGAATCGGCGGACATCGCCTGGAGCAACGGCATCTGGGTAGCCAACGGCAACCTCGCCATCCGCCACCTGGGCGTGCCGACCGTGACCGTACCGATGGGTGTCATGGCCGACATCGGCATGCCGGTGGGGCTGACTTTTGCCGGGCGCGCCTACAGCGACAACAACCTGCTGAGCTTCGCTGCCGCGTTCGAATCGACCGGTTCGCGTCGCATGATCCCGCCGCGTACGCCTGCGTTGGGGTGA
- a CDS encoding IS3 family transposase: MINELSEQYGVVECCRVLGVKRSSFYAWRQRQARKNPERDQLRSAVEGHFKASRDSAGSRTLTQELRRDGHKIGRYKVRALMREANLKCRQRRPHRYRSSGVEALIAENQLKRNFKVSTINEVWCGDVTYIQVGKRWLYLAAVIDLYARRVVGWAFSMIADARLACNALHMAAESRGKPTGVMFHSDQGCQYTSHKFRAALEEYSLNQSMSHRGQCWDNAAMERFFGALKSEWIPAKGYETEEQARADIQAYLVRYNLKRLHSYNGYETPVAMEKKLKAAA; the protein is encoded by the coding sequence CTGATCAACGAACTGAGTGAGCAATATGGTGTTGTCGAATGCTGTCGCGTGCTTGGGGTCAAGCGCAGCAGTTTCTATGCGTGGCGCCAGCGCCAAGCCCGAAAAAATCCTGAACGGGATCAGTTACGCTCGGCTGTGGAAGGCCACTTCAAAGCCTCTCGCGATTCGGCCGGGTCGCGGACGCTAACCCAGGAGTTACGACGCGACGGCCATAAGATTGGGCGTTACAAAGTACGTGCGCTGATGCGTGAAGCTAACCTTAAGTGCAGGCAGCGTAGGCCGCACCGGTACCGCTCATCAGGCGTGGAAGCATTGATTGCTGAGAATCAGCTGAAGCGAAATTTCAAAGTTTCGACGATCAACGAGGTTTGGTGTGGAGACGTGACGTACATCCAGGTTGGCAAGCGCTGGCTGTACTTGGCCGCTGTGATCGACCTTTATGCGCGCCGTGTAGTCGGCTGGGCATTTTCGATGATTGCGGACGCCAGGCTGGCCTGTAACGCACTGCACATGGCGGCCGAGTCCCGTGGCAAACCGACAGGCGTGATGTTTCATTCCGACCAGGGATGTCAGTACACCAGCCACAAATTCAGGGCTGCACTTGAAGAGTACAGCCTGAACCAGAGCATGAGTCATCGCGGACAGTGCTGGGACAACGCCGCCATGGAGCGTTTCTTCGGGGCCCTGAAATCAGAGTGGATCCCTGCTAAGGGCTATGAAACCGAAGAGCAAGCTCGGGCGGACATCCAGGCTTACTTGGTGCGCTACAACCTGAAGCGCCTCCACAGCTACAACGGTTACGAAACCCCGGTAGCCATGGAGAAAAAGCTGAAGGCAGCGGCATAA
- a CDS encoding transposase, translating to MILDTFLGRYDGAQLEAKSVRKSYSKEQKVRAAEMVLDGGQSVPEVCEMLEIGPTALRRWVEQVRKEREGQVPAGAKAITPDQHRIQELEALVRQKDRDIEILKKASALLLRDSKDRSR from the coding sequence ATGATTTTGGACACCTTCTTAGGGCGCTATGATGGCGCCCAATTGGAGGCAAAATCAGTGCGAAAGTCATACTCGAAAGAACAGAAAGTCCGGGCTGCCGAGATGGTGCTGGACGGTGGCCAGTCAGTCCCCGAAGTCTGCGAAATGCTTGAGATTGGGCCTACAGCCCTGCGGCGTTGGGTCGAACAGGTGCGCAAGGAGCGGGAGGGCCAGGTGCCAGCTGGAGCCAAGGCCATTACCCCGGATCAACATCGAATCCAAGAGCTTGAGGCACTGGTTCGGCAGAAAGATCGAGATATCGAAATCCTAAAAAAGGCCAGTGCTCTCCTGCTTCGGGACTCCAAAGATCGTTCTCGCTGA
- a CDS encoding pyridoxal-phosphate dependent enzyme: MTLHIHTPLIESRPLSLAAGRAVWLKLDALQPCGSFKLRGVGHACEVHHARGARHFVSSSGGNAGLAVAYAARKLGVPVTVVVPETTTERAKELLHQEDAKVVVHGSSWQEANALAQTLVGPNDAFIHPFDDPLLWTGHASLVDELAAAGYKPDAVVLSVGGGGLLSGVVEGLQRNGWGDVPVLAVETDGAASLHAAMQAGHSVELERIASVATSLGAKRVADQALVCVREHPVHSVLVSDRAALEACEQFLGDHRVLVEPACGAALAVAYQAEALSDYQNVLVVVCGGATATLGQIQDWLKLVD; the protein is encoded by the coding sequence ATGACCCTGCACATCCACACCCCCCTGATCGAGTCCCGTCCGCTGTCGCTGGCCGCCGGCCGTGCGGTCTGGCTCAAACTCGACGCCCTGCAGCCCTGTGGCTCGTTCAAGCTGCGCGGCGTGGGCCATGCCTGCGAAGTTCACCACGCACGTGGCGCGCGCCACTTCGTGTCCTCGTCCGGAGGCAATGCAGGCCTGGCGGTGGCCTATGCCGCTCGCAAACTGGGCGTTCCGGTAACGGTAGTAGTGCCCGAGACCACCACCGAGCGGGCCAAGGAGCTGTTGCACCAGGAAGACGCCAAGGTGGTGGTGCATGGCAGCTCCTGGCAGGAGGCCAACGCGCTGGCACAAACCCTGGTCGGGCCGAATGATGCCTTCATCCACCCGTTCGACGACCCCTTGCTGTGGACGGGGCATGCCAGCCTGGTCGATGAACTTGCCGCTGCCGGGTACAAGCCCGATGCGGTGGTGCTGTCGGTCGGTGGTGGCGGCCTGCTCAGTGGCGTGGTCGAAGGGCTCCAGCGCAACGGCTGGGGCGATGTGCCGGTGCTGGCAGTGGAGACCGACGGGGCGGCTTCGTTACACGCTGCGATGCAGGCCGGCCATTCGGTGGAGCTGGAGCGTATCGCTTCGGTGGCAACCTCCCTGGGCGCCAAGCGGGTGGCCGACCAGGCGCTGGTGTGCGTGCGGGAGCATCCAGTGCACAGTGTGCTGGTGAGTGATCGCGCGGCGCTGGAGGCGTGCGAGCAATTCCTGGGCGACCATCGAGTACTGGTGGAGCCGGCCTGTGGGGCGGCGCTGGCGGTGGCTTACCAAGCCGAGGCGTTGAGCGATTACCAGAATGTGCTGGTGGTGGTTTGTGGGGGGGCTACGGCGACGCTTGGGCAGATTCAGGATTGGTTGAAGCTCGTCGACTGA
- a CDS encoding IS256 family transposase, translating to MPTKKKPLRDLPKIPKELLEQFGEGLMTAEAIEDASAAFKKALIERALHAELGHHLGYPPGAQRPEDETNQRNGKSGKTVLTGDGPLRLEIPRDRDGSFAPILIPKHERRYTGFDDKIIAMYARGMTVREIRAFLSEQYGTDVSPDFISSVTDEVMEEIGAWQQRPLEPMYPVIFFDALRVKIREEGLVRNKAIYLALGVLPDGTRDILGIWIENTEGAKFWMKVFNDLKTRGVEDVLIAVTDGLKGMPEALSAVFPETTLQTCIVHLIRNSLDYVAWDKRRALAKALKPIYQAINAEAAEQALDEFENGPWGKQYPTVVAAWRRAWDRVIPFFVFPPAIRKVIYTTNAIESINAQLRKIIKTRGHFPNDEAATKLIWLGLRNITANWGSAAHDWKSAMNQFAILYGDRFIRPTW from the coding sequence ATGCCAACCAAAAAGAAACCCCTGCGTGACCTGCCCAAAATCCCCAAAGAGCTGCTGGAGCAGTTCGGTGAGGGCCTGATGACCGCAGAAGCTATCGAGGATGCCTCTGCGGCGTTCAAAAAGGCCTTGATCGAGCGTGCTCTGCATGCCGAGCTTGGTCACCACCTGGGTTATCCGCCGGGCGCGCAGCGCCCAGAGGATGAAACCAACCAGCGTAACGGCAAGAGTGGCAAGACGGTTTTGACCGGCGATGGCCCGCTGCGGCTGGAAATTCCTCGTGATCGAGACGGCAGTTTTGCGCCCATTCTGATCCCTAAGCACGAACGGCGGTACACCGGTTTCGATGACAAGATCATCGCCATGTACGCCCGTGGCATGACGGTCAGAGAGATCCGAGCGTTTCTGTCCGAGCAGTATGGAACCGACGTTTCGCCCGATTTCATCAGCTCTGTGACAGACGAGGTCATGGAAGAGATTGGCGCGTGGCAACAGCGGCCATTGGAGCCGATGTACCCGGTCATTTTCTTTGATGCGCTGCGGGTGAAAATTCGCGAAGAAGGCCTGGTGCGCAACAAGGCCATTTACCTGGCTTTGGGCGTTCTACCCGACGGGACGCGCGATATCTTAGGCATCTGGATCGAGAACACCGAGGGTGCGAAGTTCTGGATGAAGGTTTTTAACGATCTCAAGACGCGTGGTGTCGAGGATGTGCTGATTGCCGTGACCGATGGCCTCAAAGGCATGCCAGAGGCTCTCAGCGCCGTGTTTCCAGAAACGACGCTGCAGACGTGCATCGTGCACCTGATCCGCAACAGCCTCGACTACGTGGCTTGGGACAAGCGCCGGGCACTGGCCAAGGCGTTGAAACCGATTTACCAGGCCATCAATGCAGAAGCGGCTGAGCAGGCATTGGATGAGTTTGAAAACGGACCCTGGGGCAAACAGTATCCAACGGTCGTGGCAGCCTGGAGACGCGCCTGGGATCGAGTGATTCCCTTCTTTGTCTTCCCACCTGCCATCCGCAAAGTGATCTACACCACCAACGCTATTGAGAGCATCAACGCCCAGCTACGCAAAATCATTAAAACTCGGGGGCATTTCCCGAACGATGAAGCAGCCACCAAGCTGATCTGGCTGGGGCTGCGGAACATCACGGCAAACTGGGGCTCGGCGGCGCATGATTGGAAAAGTGCGATGAATCAATTCGCGATTCTGTACGGGGATCGGTTCATCAGGCCGACGTGGTGA
- a CDS encoding metallophosphoesterase family protein: protein MRVGVISDTHGLMRPEAIDALKGCELIVHAGDIGKSAIVEALEALAPVQIVRGNNDLKLPWAAHLPDRLRFEMGGWQALLVHDIADVPDVLDEGVQVVITGHSHKPLIDWREGRLFLNPGSAGPRRFKLPVTVAVMEVEGKSLVPRIVQLLE, encoded by the coding sequence ATGAGGGTAGGGGTCATCTCTGATACCCACGGTTTGATGCGCCCCGAGGCGATCGATGCGCTGAAGGGGTGCGAGTTGATCGTGCATGCCGGTGATATCGGTAAATCCGCGATCGTCGAGGCGCTCGAAGCTTTGGCGCCCGTGCAGATCGTGCGTGGCAACAATGACCTGAAGCTGCCCTGGGCCGCGCACTTGCCCGATCGACTGCGCTTCGAGATGGGTGGGTGGCAGGCACTGCTGGTGCACGATATCGCTGATGTGCCTGACGTGTTGGATGAGGGGGTGCAGGTGGTTATCACGGGGCATTCGCACAAGCCGCTGATCGACTGGCGGGAAGGGCGGCTGTTCCTGAATCCTGGCAGCGCCGGGCCGCGGCGGTTCAAGTTGCCGGTAACGGTGGCGGTGATGGAAGTCGAAGGGAAATCGCTGGTGCCGCGGATCGTTCAATTGCTTGAGTGA
- the nspC gene encoding carboxynorspermidine decarboxylase, with the protein MIKTPYYLIDKTKLLANMEKIAYVREHSGAKALLALKCFATWSVFDLMQQYMDGTTSSSLYELKLGRQKFAGETHAYSVAWADDEVEEMLENCDKIIFNSIGQLQRFAEQSEGKVRGLRVNPQVSSSDYLLADPARPFSRLGEWDPEKIEKVIEQISGFMFHNNCENGDFGLFDKMLTHIEERFGHLLHKVQWVSLGGGIHFTGEDYAVDAFCARLKAFSEKYGVQVYLEPGEAAITNSASLEVTVLDTLYNGKHLAVVDSSIEAHLLDLLIYRLNAKMAPNDGEHTYMVCGKSCLAGDIFGEYQFDRPLAIGDRLSFIDTAGYTMVKKNWFNGLKMPSIAVKQLDGSVELVREFGFEDYVSSLS; encoded by the coding sequence ATGATCAAGACGCCGTACTACCTCATCGATAAAACCAAGCTGCTGGCCAACATGGAGAAGATCGCCTACGTGCGCGAACACTCCGGTGCCAAGGCCCTGCTCGCCCTCAAGTGCTTCGCCACCTGGTCGGTCTTCGACCTGATGCAGCAGTACATGGACGGCACCACCTCTTCGTCGCTCTACGAGCTCAAGCTCGGCCGCCAGAAGTTCGCCGGCGAGACCCACGCCTACAGCGTGGCCTGGGCCGACGACGAGGTCGAGGAAATGCTCGAGAACTGCGACAAGATCATCTTCAACTCGATCGGCCAGTTGCAGCGCTTTGCCGAACAGTCCGAAGGCAAGGTCCGCGGCCTGCGCGTCAACCCGCAGGTGAGCAGCTCCGACTACCTGCTGGCCGACCCGGCACGCCCGTTCAGCCGCCTGGGCGAGTGGGACCCGGAAAAGATCGAAAAGGTCATCGAGCAGATTTCCGGCTTCATGTTCCACAACAACTGCGAGAACGGTGACTTCGGCCTGTTCGACAAGATGCTCACGCACATCGAAGAGCGCTTCGGCCACCTGCTGCACAAGGTCCAGTGGGTCAGCCTCGGTGGCGGCATCCATTTCACCGGCGAGGACTATGCCGTCGATGCGTTCTGCGCGCGCCTGAAAGCCTTCTCGGAAAAATACGGCGTGCAGGTCTACCTGGAGCCAGGCGAAGCCGCCATCACCAACAGCGCCTCGCTGGAAGTGACCGTGCTCGACACCCTGTACAACGGCAAGCACCTGGCCGTGGTCGACAGCTCGATCGAAGCGCACCTGCTCGACCTGCTGATCTACCGCCTCAACGCCAAGATGGCCCCCAACGATGGCGAGCACACCTACATGGTCTGCGGCAAATCGTGCCTGGCCGGTGACATCTTCGGCGAGTACCAGTTCGATCGTCCGCTGGCCATCGGCGATCGCCTGTCGTTCATCGATACGGCGGGCTACACCATGGTCAAGAAAAACTGGTTCAACGGTTTGAAGATGCCGTCCATCGCGGTCAAGCAGCTCGACGGCAGCGTCGAACTGGTGCGCGAGTTCGGTTTCGAAGACTACGTTTCCAGCCTGTCGTAA